One genomic segment of Suncus etruscus isolate mSunEtr1 chromosome 15, mSunEtr1.pri.cur, whole genome shotgun sequence includes these proteins:
- the LOC126030625 gene encoding LOW QUALITY PROTEIN: pre-mRNA-splicing factor 38A-like (The sequence of the model RefSeq protein was modified relative to this genomic sequence to represent the inferred CDS: inserted 1 base in 1 codon): MANHTMKDARSIHGTNPQYLVEKIIRMRIYESRYWKEECFGLTAEQVVEKATELRFVGGMSGGHIKPAPFLCLTLKMLQLQPEKEIIVELIQNEDFKYVRLLGALYLRLTGTALDCYKYLEPLYNDYRKIKRQNRNGELELMHVDEFIDELLHSERVCDVLLPHLQKRSLLEEAEQLEPRVSALEDMDDXESSEEEEHEKLERARSPDHCQRSSQDLGQPRHSPTLCYKSRSRSPPRWSLSPKRSPSPQQTRRGSQNPRHHPSRSRQRCLRPLSMSPGHHCIHRHRNHSKAPERSKQSHKKSGRWNE, translated from the exons ATGGCAAACCACACCATGAAGGATGCTCGCAGCATTCATGGCACCAACCCTCAGTACCTGGTGGAGAAGATCATTCGAATGCGAATCTATGAGTCCAGGTACTGGAAAGAAGAGTGCTTTGGGCTGACAGCTGAACAGGTAGTTGAGAAAGCCACGGAGTTAAGGTTTGTGGGTGGCATGTCTGGTGGCCACATCAAACCAGCTCCTTTCCTTTGCTTGACTCTGAAGATGCTACAACTCCAACCTGAGAAGGAAATCATTGTGGAGTTGATCCAAAATGAAGACTTCAAGTATGTCCGCCTGTTGGGTGCACTTTACCTCAGGCTGACAGGCACTGCCCTGGATTGTTACAAGTACTTGGAGCCTCTGTACAATGACTACAGAAAAATCAAGAGGCAGAACCGTAATGGGGAGTTGGAACTGATGCATGTGGACGAGTTTATTGACGAGTTGCTCCACAGTGAGAGGGTTTGTGATGTCCTTCTGCCACATCTCCAGAAACGTTCTTTACTAGAAGAAGCTGAGCAGTTGGAGCCTCGGGTTAGTGCTCTTGAAGACATGGATG TAGAGTCCAGTGAAGAGGAAGAACATGAGAAGTTGGAAAGAGCTCGAtcacctgatcactgccagagaAGCTCCCAAGACTTAGGCCAGCCCAGGCATTCTCCCACACTGTGCTATAAAAGTCGGAGCAGATCACCTCCTAGATGGAGTCTCTCTCCCAAGAGGAGTCCCTCCCCTCAACAAACAAGACGTGGCAGCCAGAATCCAAGGCATCACCCTAGCAGATCCCGACAGAGATGTCTTAGACCTCTCTCCATGTCCCCAGGTCATCATTGTATCCACAGACATCGAAACCACTCAAAGGCTCCTGAAAGATCCAAGCAAAGCCACAAGAAGAGTGGAAGATGGAATGAATAA
- the LOC126030626 gene encoding LOW QUALITY PROTEIN: pre-mRNA-splicing factor 38A-like (The sequence of the model RefSeq protein was modified relative to this genomic sequence to represent the inferred CDS: inserted 1 base in 1 codon), with the protein MANHTMKDARSIHGTNPQYLVEKIIRMRIYESRYWKEECFGLTAEQVVEKATELRFVGGMSGGHIKPAPFLCLTLKMLQLQPEKEIIVELIQNEDFKYVRLLGALYLRLTGTALDCYKYLEPLYNDYRKIKRQNRNGELELMHVDEFIDELLHSERVCDVLLPHLQKRSLLEEAEQLEPRVSALEDMDDXESSEEEEHEKLERARSPDHCQRSSQDLGQPRHSPTLCYKSRSRSPPTWSLSPKRSPSPQQTRRGSQNPRHHPSRSRQRCLRPLSMSPGHHCIHRHRNHSKAPERSKKSHKKSGRWNE; encoded by the exons ATGGCAAACCACACCATGAAGGATGCTCGCAGCATTCATGGCACCAACCCTCAGTACCTGGTGGAGAAGATCATTCGAATGCGAATCTATGAGTCCAGGTACTGGAAAGAAGAGTGCTTTGGGCTGACAGCTGAACAGGTAGTTGAGAAAGCCACGGAGTTAAGGTTTGTGGGTGGCATGTCTGGTGGCCACATCAAACCAGCTCCTTTCCTTTGCTTGACTCTGAAGATGCTACAACTCCAACCTGAGAAGGAAATCATTGTGGAGTTGATCCAAAATGAAGACTTCAAGTATGTCCGCCTGTTGGGTGCACTTTACCTCAGGCTGACAGGCACTGCCCTGGATTGTTACAAGTACTTGGAGCCTCTGTACAATGACTACAGAAAAATCAAGAGGCAGAACCGTAATGGGGAGTTGGAACTGATGCATGTGGACGAGTTTATTGACGAGTTGCTCCACAGTGAGAGGGTTTGTGATGTCCTTCTGCCACATCTCCAGAAACGTTCTTTACTAGAAGAAGCTGAGCAGTTGGAGCCTCGGGTTAGTGCTCTTGAAGACATGGATG TAGAGTCCAGTGAAGAGGAAGAACATGAGAAGTTGGAAAGAGCTCGAtcacctgatcactgccagagaAGCTCCCAAGACTTAGGCCAGCCCAGGCATTCTCCCACACTGTGCTATAAAAGTCGGAGCAGATCACCTCCTACATGGAGTCTCTCTCCCAAGAGGAGTCCCTCCCCTCAACAAACAAGACGTGGCAGCCAGAATCCAAGGCATCACCCTAGCAGATCCCGACAGAGATGTCTTAGACCTCTCTCCATGTCCCCAGGTCATCATTGTATCCACAGACATCGAAACCACTCAAAGGCTCCTGAAAGATCCAAGAAAAGCCACAAGAAGAGTGGAAGATGGAATGAATAA
- the LOC126030633 gene encoding LOW QUALITY PROTEIN: pre-mRNA-splicing factor 38A-like (The sequence of the model RefSeq protein was modified relative to this genomic sequence to represent the inferred CDS: inserted 1 base in 1 codon) — protein sequence MANHTMKDARSIHGTKPQYLVEKIIRMRIYESRYWKEECFGLTAEQVVDKATELRFVGGMSGGHIKPAPFLCLTLKMLQLQPEKEIIVELIQNEDFKYVRLLGALYLRLTGTALDCYKYLEPLYNDYRKIKRQNRNGELELMHVDEFIDELLHSERVCDVLLPHLQKRSLLEEAEQLEPRVSALEDMDDXESSEEEEHEKLERARSPDHCQRSSQDLGQPRHSPTLCYKSRSRSPPTWSLSPKRSPSPQQTRRGSQNPRHHPSRSRQRCLRPLSMSPGHHCIHRHRNHSKAPERSKKSHKKSGRWNE from the exons ATGGCAAACCACACCATGAAGGATGCTCGCAGCATTCATGGCACCAAGCCTCAGTACCTGGTGGAGAAGATCATTCGAATGCGAATCTATGAGTCCAGGTACTGGAAAGAAGAGTGCTTTGGGCTGACAGCTGAACAGGTAGTTGATAAAGCCACGGAGTTAAGGTTTGTGGGTGGCATGTCTGGTGGCCACATCAAACCAGCTCCTTTCCTTTGCTTGACTCTGAAGATGCTACAACTCCAACCTGAGAAGGAAATCATTGTGGAGTTGATCCAAAATGAAGACTTCAAGTATGTCCGCCTGTTGGGTGCACTTTACCTCAGGCTGACAGGCACTGCCCTGGATTGTTACAAGTACTTGGAGCCTCTGTACAATGACTACAGAAAAATCAAGAGGCAGAACCGTAATGGGGAGTTGGAACTGATGCATGTGGACGAGTTTATTGACGAGTTGCTCCACAGTGAGAGGGTTTGTGATGTCCTTCTGCCACATCTCCAGAAACGTTCTTTACTAGAAGAAGCTGAGCAGTTGGAGCCTCGGGTTAGTGCTCTTGAAGACATGGATG TAGAGTCCAGTGAAGAGGAAGAACATGAGAAGTTGGAAAGAGCTCGAtcacctgatcactgccagagaAGCTCCCAAGACTTAGGCCAGCCCAGGCATTCTCCCACACTGTGCTATAAAAGTCGGAGCAGATCACCTCCTACATGGAGTCTCTCTCCCAAGAGGAGTCCCTCCCCTCAACAAACAAGACGTGGCAGCCAGAATCCAAGGCATCACCCTAGCAGATCCCGACAGAGATGTCTTAGACCTCTCTCCATGTCCCCAGGTCATCATTGTATCCACAGACATCGAAACCACTCAAAGGCTCCTGAAAGATCCAAGAAAAGCCACAAGAAGAGTGGAAGATGGAATGAATAA